The proteins below are encoded in one region of Micromonospora yangpuensis:
- a CDS encoding DUF4244 domain-containing protein, translated as MRTLLTRLRTRLRSRLRGDAGMNTAEYAVGTLAAVAFAGLLLKVLTSDSVQAALAGVVDRALQ; from the coding sequence ATGCGCACACTCCTCACCCGGCTACGAACCCGGCTACGCAGCCGCCTGCGCGGCGACGCCGGGATGAACACCGCCGAATACGCGGTGGGCACCCTGGCCGCCGTGGCCTTCGCCGGCCTGCTGCTCAAGGTGCTGACCTCCGACAGCGTGCAGGCGGCGCTGGCCGGGGTCGTCGACCGGGCCCTGCAGTGA
- a CDS encoding Rv3654c family TadE-like protein: MKSAPGDRGGATVCVFAAGLVLLTFATFAAAVAAAGVARQRAGVAADFAALAGAGAVAQGDEAACRSAATLAEANGGRLTGCRVDGLDVQVTAAVTVTALPGLTRTVTATARAGPVRA, translated from the coding sequence GTGAAAAGTGCGCCCGGGGACCGGGGTGGGGCCACCGTCTGTGTGTTCGCCGCGGGATTGGTGCTGCTCACGTTCGCGACCTTCGCCGCGGCGGTCGCCGCTGCCGGGGTGGCCCGACAGCGGGCCGGCGTCGCGGCGGACTTCGCGGCGCTCGCCGGCGCCGGTGCGGTGGCCCAGGGCGACGAGGCGGCCTGCCGCTCCGCCGCGACCCTCGCCGAGGCCAACGGCGGGCGGCTTACCGGTTGCCGGGTCGACGGCCTCGACGTGCAGGTGACGGCGGCGGTCACCGTGACCGCCCTGCCCGGCCTCACCCGGACCGTCACCGCCACCGCCCGCGCCGGCCCGGTACGCGCGTGA
- a CDS encoding STAS domain-containing protein has translation MELSLATHTVGEHTVLSVGGEVDVYTAPRLRERLLELIDGGDRRIVVDLGRVDFLDSTGLGVLVGALKRLRAAGGSFALVCDKEPLLKIFRITALDQVFPLHPTVDAAVEADPTGSGA, from the coding sequence ATGGAGCTGTCGCTGGCGACCCACACGGTGGGGGAGCACACGGTGCTCTCCGTCGGCGGCGAGGTGGACGTCTACACCGCCCCCCGGCTGAGGGAACGGCTGCTGGAGTTGATCGACGGCGGGGACCGGCGGATCGTGGTGGATCTCGGTCGGGTGGACTTCCTCGACTCCACCGGCCTGGGTGTGCTGGTCGGGGCGCTCAAGCGGCTGCGGGCCGCCGGTGGTTCGTTCGCGCTGGTCTGCGACAAGGAGCCGCTGCTCAAGATCTTCCGGATCACCGCGCTGGACCAGGTCTTCCCGTTGCACCCCACGGTCGACGCGGCGGTCGAGGCGGACCCGACCGGCTCCGGCGCGTGA
- a CDS encoding ATP-binding protein encodes MMATVKLSFSPAPVHVRTARLVGVAVARRAGVREDLLDEVRLAIGEACTRAVALHRQYGVPDPVLVEMSDGGTYAVRVVDRAPIEASIGLAALPPDALANESLTDEALTTGVGFALLAGFVEDLQVRPVDEGVGTEVRMVWPVSR; translated from the coding sequence GTGATGGCGACCGTCAAGCTCTCCTTCTCGCCCGCTCCGGTGCACGTGCGCACCGCCCGCCTGGTCGGCGTCGCGGTGGCCCGTCGGGCCGGGGTCCGCGAGGACCTGCTCGACGAGGTACGCCTGGCCATCGGCGAGGCCTGCACCCGGGCGGTCGCCCTGCACCGGCAGTACGGGGTGCCCGATCCGGTGCTGGTGGAGATGTCCGACGGCGGGACGTACGCGGTCCGGGTGGTGGACCGGGCCCCGATCGAGGCGAGCATCGGCCTGGCCGCGTTGCCGCCGGACGCGCTGGCCAACGAGTCGCTCACCGATGAGGCGCTGACCACCGGCGTGGGCTTCGCCCTGCTCGCCGGGTTCGTCGAGGACCTGCAGGTGCGCCCGGTCGACGAGGGCGTCGGCACCGAGGTCCGGATGGTCTGGCCGGTGTCCCGCTGA
- a CDS encoding TadE family type IV pilus minor pilin, whose amino-acid sequence MTRRRWAGDDRGSFTAELAAGLPALLLLLLTGLTAVDSVSTKASCLNAAREAALAASRGDDGEAAAVGVAPVGAQVTVGVDAGRVTATVRAPVRALGARLPRLNVSATVVAAVEPGLPEPSR is encoded by the coding sequence GTGACCCGGCGCCGGTGGGCCGGTGACGACCGGGGCTCGTTCACCGCCGAGTTGGCGGCCGGCCTACCGGCGCTCCTGCTGCTCCTGCTCACCGGGTTGACCGCCGTCGACTCGGTGAGCACGAAGGCCAGTTGTCTGAACGCGGCCCGGGAGGCGGCCCTGGCCGCCTCCCGGGGCGACGACGGCGAGGCGGCGGCCGTCGGTGTCGCGCCGGTCGGTGCCCAGGTCACCGTCGGCGTCGATGCCGGCCGGGTCACCGCGACGGTGCGGGCTCCGGTCCGGGCCCTCGGTGCTCGGTTGCCCCGGCTCAACGTCTCCGCCACCGTCGTCGCCGCCGTGGAACCGGGCCTACCGGAGCCGTCCCGGTGA
- a CDS encoding GNAT family N-acetyltransferase, with amino-acid sequence MARSAVSQRVEELWVSLAGVTTSFPADGVQVVVAAGSRLCPPAWVGIVVLESSGLATAPDAVTARFLRESLAGRPLRSAVGAGRWSGEPGVVDVLGPASLAYLDEQEFRPAAEAPGVVHLPPGHLDLARLVAEVSGEDMAESGIGEISSPAFVVRDRARVVAAAGYREWPGAVAHISVLTSARFRGRGLARAVASAAVAEALGNNLLPQWRARNEPSRRVARRLGFRELGGQVSIRFASYQVQRNGDRRPPPRQ; translated from the coding sequence ATGGCTCGATCGGCTGTGTCACAACGCGTCGAGGAACTCTGGGTCAGCCTCGCCGGTGTCACGACCAGCTTCCCGGCCGACGGCGTACAGGTGGTTGTCGCGGCCGGGTCGCGGCTGTGCCCACCGGCGTGGGTCGGCATCGTGGTGTTGGAAAGCTCCGGCCTCGCCACCGCGCCGGACGCGGTCACCGCCCGGTTCCTGCGTGAGTCGCTGGCCGGTAGACCGCTCCGGTCGGCTGTCGGGGCTGGGCGGTGGAGCGGGGAGCCGGGCGTGGTGGACGTGCTCGGCCCCGCCTCGTTGGCGTACCTCGACGAGCAGGAGTTCCGGCCAGCGGCGGAGGCCCCCGGCGTGGTCCATCTGCCGCCGGGGCACCTGGACCTTGCCCGGCTGGTAGCAGAGGTGTCCGGGGAGGACATGGCGGAAAGTGGGATCGGCGAGATCTCGTCACCGGCGTTCGTCGTCCGGGATCGCGCACGGGTGGTAGCTGCGGCAGGCTACCGCGAGTGGCCAGGCGCGGTCGCGCACATCAGCGTGCTGACCAGTGCCCGCTTTCGGGGTCGTGGACTGGCCCGTGCGGTGGCTTCCGCTGCGGTGGCGGAGGCACTGGGAAACAATCTGCTGCCGCAGTGGCGCGCCCGGAACGAGCCCTCCCGAAGGGTCGCCCGCCGACTCGGCTTCCGCGAACTCGGCGGCCAGGTGAGCATCAGATTCGCGAGCTACCAGGTACAGCGCAACGGTGACAGGAGACCACCACCCCGTCAGTAG
- a CDS encoding type II secretion system F family protein: MSQASLLLAGLGTVAVAALVALATRRPLRRLRRLPAAPAGTSRPRRTGPVDSAGPQAGVRPRPGWRPDRIRWAAAFGGLAVAVVVGGWAGAIGALPTAVLADRLLRRIEPPAERRRRLREATDLPLAADLLAAALRAGAPVDRSVLAVAETLDGPLGARLGQVGRTLLLGGEPGEAWAYLTPVSGADRLVAAAIRSSASGAALTGALTRLADDLRADRSVAVEASARRAGVLIVLPLGLCFLPAFILAGLVPVIVAVLGDVL; encoded by the coding sequence ATGTCCCAGGCATCCCTGCTACTCGCCGGTCTGGGCACCGTGGCGGTGGCCGCGCTGGTCGCCCTTGCCACCCGCCGTCCGCTGCGTCGCCTGCGCCGGCTGCCGGCCGCCCCGGCCGGGACGTCGAGGCCGCGACGCACCGGGCCGGTCGACTCCGCCGGGCCGCAGGCCGGTGTCCGTCCCCGGCCGGGCTGGCGGCCGGACCGGATCCGCTGGGCGGCGGCGTTTGGCGGGCTGGCCGTGGCGGTCGTGGTCGGCGGCTGGGCCGGGGCGATCGGCGCGCTGCCCACGGCGGTGCTCGCCGACCGGCTGCTCCGACGGATCGAGCCCCCGGCGGAACGTCGGCGCAGGCTGCGGGAGGCCACCGACCTGCCGCTGGCCGCCGACCTGTTGGCGGCGGCCCTGCGGGCGGGTGCCCCGGTGGACCGTTCGGTGCTGGCCGTGGCCGAGACGCTCGACGGTCCACTGGGTGCGCGACTCGGTCAGGTCGGCCGGACGCTGCTGCTCGGTGGTGAGCCCGGCGAGGCGTGGGCGTACCTGACCCCGGTGTCCGGGGCGGACCGGCTGGTGGCCGCCGCCATCCGGTCGTCGGCCAGCGGCGCGGCGCTGACCGGTGCGTTGACCCGGCTCGCCGACGACCTGCGGGCCGACCGGTCGGTGGCCGTGGAGGCCTCGGCCCGTCGGGCCGGCGTGCTCATCGTGCTGCCGCTGGGGCTCTGCTTCCTGCCGGCCTTCATTCTCGCCGGCCTGGTGCCGGTGATCGTCGCCGTCCTCGGCGACGTGCTCTGA
- a CDS encoding helix-turn-helix domain-containing protein codes for MGELPVGRRVAYWRARRRLSQQVFADRLGKSKSWVDKVERGVRALDKLSTLQAIATVLRIDTAILLGRDTRPVEVATRADELERVRAALSRYEIPFGRPPGARPVLPADRMARQVAHAWTTFQYARYPHLVGLLPGLLADAHHCHAADPVGGRVPLVQAYRVTAAVLVKLGDPDLGWLAVDRAMNVASGDRYLVAAAAVQLGQVLRAAGRARVAKSAMLAAAYRIAPAEHGDGPQLSLCGTLLVQAALAAARDGDDSAVADLLDEAGAMAAQVGDGLDHQYTGFGPTAVTLARAAAAVDLGDVGQAIAWHQSGVRRDGWRWLPAEHRAAHLVDTARAHLHATDPRTAGRILTEADRIAPAEVRRRPAGRDLLARIAHDPDAPATITHLATCLGVG; via the coding sequence GTGGGTGAGCTGCCGGTGGGCCGGCGGGTGGCGTACTGGCGGGCTCGCCGCCGCCTGTCGCAGCAGGTCTTCGCCGACCGGCTCGGCAAGTCCAAGAGCTGGGTCGACAAGGTGGAGCGTGGCGTCCGTGCCCTGGACAAGCTCTCCACCCTCCAGGCCATCGCCACCGTCCTGCGGATCGACACCGCAATCCTGCTCGGCCGCGACACCCGGCCCGTCGAGGTGGCCACCCGGGCCGATGAACTGGAACGTGTCCGGGCGGCCCTGTCCCGCTACGAGATCCCGTTCGGTCGGCCGCCGGGTGCCCGGCCGGTGTTGCCGGCCGACCGGATGGCCCGGCAGGTCGCGCACGCGTGGACCACCTTCCAGTACGCCCGCTATCCCCACCTGGTCGGCCTGTTGCCCGGCCTGTTGGCCGACGCGCACCACTGCCACGCCGCCGATCCGGTCGGTGGGCGGGTGCCGTTGGTGCAGGCGTACCGGGTCACCGCGGCCGTACTGGTCAAGCTTGGTGATCCGGATCTGGGTTGGTTGGCCGTGGACCGGGCGATGAACGTCGCCAGCGGTGACCGGTACCTCGTCGCGGCGGCTGCTGTGCAGCTCGGGCAGGTGTTACGTGCCGCCGGGCGGGCCCGGGTGGCGAAGTCGGCGATGCTCGCCGCCGCGTACCGCATCGCCCCGGCCGAGCACGGCGACGGGCCGCAACTCTCGCTCTGTGGCACCCTGCTGGTCCAGGCGGCCCTGGCCGCCGCGCGGGACGGTGACGACAGCGCGGTGGCCGACCTCCTCGACGAGGCCGGGGCCATGGCCGCCCAGGTCGGCGACGGCCTGGACCACCAGTACACCGGGTTCGGGCCGACCGCCGTCACCCTGGCCCGTGCGGCGGCGGCGGTCGACCTCGGTGATGTCGGCCAGGCCATCGCCTGGCATCAGAGCGGCGTCCGCCGCGACGGCTGGCGCTGGCTGCCTGCCGAACACCGCGCCGCGCACCTGGTCGACACCGCCCGCGCCCACCTGCACGCCACCGACCCGCGTACCGCCGGGCGCATCCTCACCGAGGCGGACCGGATCGCGCCCGCCGAGGTACGCCGCCGACCTGCCGGCCGTGACCTGCTGGCCCGGATCGCCCACGACCCTGACGCGCCGGCCACCATCACCCACCTCGCGACCTGCCTTGGCGTCGGCTGA
- a CDS encoding helix-turn-helix domain-containing protein translates to MSYADSRFGAQLRALRTARGLSLRALGQLAHRGKSHLHDLETGVKAPALETARHLDEVLEAGGALARLVGQPVDHDAEADELLARVRASDVSAETLTRIEASVDDLASAYATSRPVDLLPLVRRRLAYVGRLLDGRGTLAQRRRLIVAGGWLTVLRATVHIDLLQRSAGSAHLVAAARLAEHAEHREIQAWCLETQAWDRLTQGGYRQAIDLSQQAQRVAPRGSSAHLQATAQEARGWARVGDVRRTRAVLDRLEQLTSNLPMPERAEHHYRYDPTKALAYTATTLSWAGDPAAVQVARVALAELDPRGDGGERPRRSASARLDLALALVAAGQPDEASTVAAEAIRSGRVVSSNWWRAREVLERVEQIDAAEASVLRAAYQVYRPVD, encoded by the coding sequence GTGTCGTACGCCGATTCGCGTTTCGGGGCTCAGTTGCGGGCTCTGCGTACCGCTCGGGGTTTGTCGTTGCGGGCGCTCGGGCAGCTCGCGCACCGGGGGAAGAGCCACCTGCACGACCTGGAGACGGGGGTCAAGGCTCCCGCGCTGGAAACGGCGCGGCACCTCGACGAGGTGCTCGAAGCCGGTGGTGCGCTGGCGCGGCTCGTGGGGCAGCCGGTCGATCACGACGCCGAAGCCGACGAGTTGCTTGCGCGGGTACGCGCCAGCGATGTGAGCGCCGAGACGCTCACCCGCATCGAGGCGAGCGTCGATGATCTGGCCAGCGCGTACGCGACCAGCCGGCCGGTGGATCTGCTGCCGCTGGTGCGTAGGCGGTTGGCGTACGTGGGTCGACTGCTCGACGGGCGGGGGACGCTGGCGCAGCGGCGCCGGTTGATCGTCGCCGGTGGCTGGTTGACCGTGCTGCGGGCGACGGTACACATCGATCTGTTGCAGCGTTCGGCGGGCAGCGCTCATCTGGTCGCCGCTGCCAGGCTTGCCGAGCATGCCGAACACCGGGAGATCCAGGCGTGGTGTCTGGAGACCCAGGCGTGGGACCGGCTGACCCAGGGCGGGTACCGGCAGGCGATCGACCTGTCCCAGCAGGCGCAGCGGGTGGCACCTCGGGGAAGCTCGGCGCACCTCCAGGCGACTGCTCAGGAGGCGCGGGGGTGGGCGCGGGTGGGTGACGTGCGGCGGACCCGTGCCGTGCTGGACCGCCTGGAACAGTTGACCTCTAACCTGCCGATGCCGGAGCGGGCTGAGCACCATTACCGGTACGACCCGACGAAGGCCCTGGCGTACACGGCCACGACGCTGTCCTGGGCGGGCGATCCGGCTGCGGTGCAGGTGGCCCGGGTCGCGCTGGCGGAGCTGGATCCGCGCGGTGACGGGGGTGAGCGGCCCCGGCGGTCCGCCTCTGCCCGCCTGGACCTGGCCTTGGCGTTGGTGGCCGCCGGCCAACCCGACGAAGCCAGCACGGTCGCCGCTGAGGCGATCCGGTCCGGACGGGTGGTCTCGTCGAACTGGTGGCGGGCCCGCGAGGTGCTGGAACGGGTCGAGCAGATCGACGCGGCGGAGGCGTCGGTGCTGCGTGCGGCCTACCAGGTCTACCGGCCGGTCGACTGA
- a CDS encoding DEAD/DEAH box helicase, which translates to MQDVTSAATRAGRERTPVAAPADLLRRLRARTAGDPVTHVEQVPARTGVPAPWPDWVPEELRAALAGRGVDAPWRHQAEAADLAYAGRHVVVATGTASGKSLAYLLPALATLLADPRATVLYLAPTKALAADQLRAVAALELPGVRPACYDGDTPRTEREWIRRHSRFVLTNPDMLHHGILPGHAQWSGFLRRLTYVIVDECHTYRGVFGSHVAHVLRRLRRRCAPSGRGSAGVPGRSGAAGAGSAAAGSGSGSAGAGSAGAGSAGAGSAGAGSAGAGDGRIPRQVGAGAAGGPVFLLASATSGDPATTAGRLTGVPVTAVTEDASPRGGVTFALWEPPLLPPDSAVDAAVAELTQVRRSALRETADLLADTVAEGVRTLAFVRSRRGAEVVAANARRALDEAVAGLGDRVAAYRAGYLREERRELERALLDGDLLGLASTNALELGVDLVGLDAVLICGWPGTRASLWQQAGRAGRSGQEALAVLVARDDPLDTYLVHHPEALFGRPVEATVLDPANPYVLAPQLACAAAESPLTPADLELFGDGAKEAVDSLVAAGALRARPTGWYWRHRERPEVDLRGSGGAPVCVVESATGRLLGTVDGGSSHFLIHPGAVYLHQGVSYVVDELDLADGCALVHPEEPDWSTHARDVTSLSVVSVRSYVDAGPVGLFLGEVDVTSQVVSYQRRRIASGEVIDTRPLDLPARELRTVAVWFTVSPQALALAGVEPADVPGALHAAEHAAIGLLPLIATCDRWDIGGLSTALHPDTEAPTVFVYDGHPGGAGFAERAYRTATEWLRATREAIDQCGCESGCPSCVQSPKCGNGNNPLAKPEAVRVLDVVLAELAGRRQE; encoded by the coding sequence GTGCAGGACGTGACCTCCGCAGCCACCCGAGCCGGCCGCGAGCGGACGCCGGTGGCGGCGCCCGCCGACCTGCTACGCCGGCTGCGCGCCCGGACCGCCGGTGACCCGGTCACCCACGTCGAGCAGGTGCCGGCCCGCACCGGCGTACCGGCGCCCTGGCCCGACTGGGTCCCCGAGGAGCTACGGGCGGCGCTGGCCGGGCGCGGCGTGGACGCGCCCTGGCGGCACCAGGCCGAGGCGGCCGACCTGGCGTACGCCGGCCGGCACGTGGTGGTCGCCACCGGCACCGCCAGCGGCAAGTCCCTGGCCTACCTGCTGCCCGCCCTGGCCACCCTGCTCGCCGACCCGCGCGCCACGGTGCTGTACCTGGCCCCGACCAAGGCCCTCGCCGCCGACCAGTTGCGCGCCGTCGCCGCCCTGGAACTACCCGGGGTACGCCCCGCCTGCTACGACGGCGACACCCCGCGCACCGAACGGGAGTGGATCCGGCGGCACTCCCGGTTCGTGCTGACCAACCCCGACATGCTGCACCACGGCATCCTGCCCGGACACGCCCAGTGGTCCGGGTTCCTGCGCCGGTTGACGTACGTGATCGTCGACGAGTGCCACACCTACCGGGGCGTCTTCGGCTCCCACGTCGCACACGTGCTCCGCCGGCTCCGCCGCCGCTGCGCGCCGTCCGGCCGGGGTTCGGCCGGCGTCCCGGGCCGCTCGGGCGCGGCGGGCGCGGGCTCGGCGGCCGCGGGCTCGGGCTCGGGCTCGGCGGGCGCGGGCTCGGCGGGCGCGGGCTCGGCGGGCGCGGGCTCGGCGGGCGCGGGCTCGGCGGGCGCGGGTGATGGTCGGATTCCCCGGCAGGTGGGGGCGGGGGCGGCCGGTGGGCCGGTCTTCCTGCTCGCGTCGGCCACCTCCGGTGACCCGGCGACGACCGCCGGACGACTCACGGGGGTGCCGGTAACCGCCGTCACCGAGGACGCCTCGCCGCGCGGCGGGGTCACCTTCGCCCTCTGGGAGCCGCCGCTGCTCCCGCCGGACTCCGCCGTGGACGCCGCCGTCGCGGAGCTGACCCAGGTCCGCCGGTCGGCGCTGCGGGAGACCGCCGACCTGCTCGCCGACACGGTCGCCGAGGGGGTACGCACGCTCGCCTTCGTCCGGTCCCGCCGGGGTGCCGAGGTGGTCGCCGCCAACGCCCGACGGGCCCTCGACGAGGCCGTCGCCGGGCTGGGTGACCGGGTCGCCGCCTACCGGGCCGGCTACCTGCGGGAGGAACGCCGGGAGTTGGAACGGGCGCTGCTCGACGGCGACCTGCTCGGGCTCGCCTCCACCAACGCGCTGGAACTCGGCGTCGACCTGGTCGGGCTGGACGCCGTGCTGATCTGCGGTTGGCCGGGCACCCGGGCGTCGCTGTGGCAGCAGGCCGGCCGGGCCGGACGCTCGGGGCAGGAGGCGCTGGCGGTGCTGGTGGCCCGGGACGACCCGCTGGACACCTACCTGGTGCACCACCCGGAGGCGCTGTTCGGCCGCCCGGTCGAGGCGACCGTGCTCGACCCGGCCAACCCGTACGTGCTCGCCCCACAGTTGGCCTGCGCGGCGGCCGAGTCCCCGCTCACCCCCGCCGACCTGGAGCTCTTCGGCGACGGGGCGAAGGAGGCGGTGGACTCGCTGGTCGCCGCCGGCGCGCTGCGGGCCCGGCCGACCGGCTGGTACTGGCGGCACCGGGAACGCCCCGAGGTGGACCTGCGGGGCTCCGGCGGCGCACCGGTCTGCGTGGTCGAGTCGGCCACCGGTCGGCTGCTCGGCACCGTCGACGGCGGCTCGTCGCACTTCCTGATCCACCCCGGCGCGGTCTACCTGCACCAGGGCGTGTCGTACGTGGTGGACGAGTTGGACCTCGCCGACGGCTGCGCGCTGGTGCACCCGGAGGAGCCGGACTGGTCCACCCACGCCCGGGACGTCACCTCGCTGTCGGTGGTCTCCGTAAGGTCGTACGTGGACGCCGGCCCGGTCGGGCTCTTCCTCGGCGAGGTGGACGTGACCAGCCAGGTGGTCTCGTACCAGCGGCGACGGATCGCCTCCGGCGAGGTCATCGACACCCGCCCGCTGGACCTGCCCGCCCGTGAGCTGCGCACCGTCGCGGTCTGGTTCACCGTGTCGCCGCAGGCGCTGGCGCTGGCCGGGGTGGAGCCGGCCGACGTCCCGGGCGCCCTGCACGCCGCCGAACACGCCGCGATCGGGTTGCTGCCGCTGATCGCCACCTGCGACCGGTGGGACATCGGCGGACTCTCCACCGCGCTGCACCCGGACACCGAGGCCCCGACCGTCTTCGTCTACGACGGGCACCCCGGCGGGGCCGGCTTCGCCGAACGGGCGTACCGGACGGCCACCGAGTGGCTGCGGGCCACCCGGGAGGCGATCGACCAGTGCGGCTGCGAGTCCGGCTGCCCGTCCTGCGTCCAGTCCCCGAAGTGCGGCAACGGCAACAACCCGCTGGCCAAGCCGGAGGCGGTCCGGGTCCTCGACGTGGTGCTGGCCGAGCTGGCTGGCCGGCGGCAGGAATAG
- the ssd gene encoding septum site-determining protein Ssd, with product MPPRTSVPTGRRRPLIVTADGELLDDLLRLAAAGGVEVDVAADPAAARARWLPAPLVLVGSDQAQACLRARLPRRPRLVIVGRSGQLDPGWEIAELVGAEHVATLPAAEPWLVDRFVECAPDQPTSTARMVAVLGGRGGAGASVLAGGLAVTAARSRLRTLLVDADPLGGGLDLVLGWEQLEGLRWPALSDTDGRMDPPALVRALPSRGDLVVLSWDRGELLNLPAPAMAATMDAARRGRDFVVVDLPRQLDDAAVIALQSTDQAYLVVPAELRATAAAARVVATAAAHCAQLSVIVRGPAPGRLKAAEIARSLGLPLVGTLRPEPGLCRGLERGEAPAAAGRGPLAVLCQRLVAEVTGRSTAGAA from the coding sequence ATGCCGCCCCGTACCTCCGTTCCGACCGGCCGACGACGGCCGCTGATCGTCACCGCCGACGGTGAACTGCTCGACGACCTGCTCCGGCTCGCCGCGGCCGGGGGCGTCGAGGTCGACGTGGCGGCCGATCCGGCCGCCGCGCGGGCCCGCTGGCTGCCCGCACCCCTGGTACTGGTCGGCAGCGACCAGGCTCAGGCCTGTCTGCGGGCCCGGTTGCCGCGCCGGCCACGGCTGGTCATCGTGGGCCGCTCCGGTCAGCTCGACCCCGGCTGGGAGATCGCCGAGCTGGTCGGGGCCGAGCACGTCGCCACGCTGCCGGCCGCCGAGCCGTGGTTGGTCGACCGGTTCGTGGAGTGTGCCCCGGACCAGCCGACCTCGACCGCCCGGATGGTCGCGGTGCTCGGTGGGCGGGGTGGTGCCGGGGCCAGCGTGCTCGCCGGTGGGCTCGCGGTCACCGCCGCCCGGTCCCGGCTGCGTACCCTGCTCGTCGACGCCGATCCGCTCGGCGGTGGTCTCGACCTGGTGCTCGGTTGGGAGCAACTGGAAGGGTTGCGCTGGCCGGCGCTCAGCGACACCGACGGCCGGATGGACCCGCCGGCCCTGGTGCGCGCCCTGCCCAGCCGGGGCGACCTGGTGGTGCTCTCCTGGGACCGGGGTGAGCTGCTCAACCTGCCGGCTCCGGCGATGGCCGCCACGATGGACGCGGCGCGGCGCGGCCGGGACTTCGTGGTCGTCGACCTGCCCCGACAGCTCGACGACGCGGCCGTGATCGCGTTGCAGAGCACCGACCAGGCCTACCTGGTGGTGCCCGCCGAGCTGCGCGCCACCGCGGCGGCGGCCCGGGTGGTCGCCACCGCCGCCGCGCACTGCGCGCAGCTGTCGGTGATCGTCCGCGGCCCGGCGCCGGGCCGGTTGAAGGCGGCCGAGATCGCCCGCTCCCTCGGGTTGCCGCTGGTCGGCACGCTGCGCCCGGAGCCGGGTCTCTGCCGGGGCCTGGAACGGGGCGAGGCACCGGCCGCCGCCGGGCGGGGGCCGCTCGCGGTGCTCTGCCAGCGGCTCGTCGCCGAGGTGACCGGCCGGTCGACGGCGGGTGCGGCGTGA
- a CDS encoding TadA family conjugal transfer-associated ATPase: MTARADTEALSARVRQRFATAATPVTAAAIVSAVRAEPAAAVLGDTALLRMADRVHDDLVGAGPLAPLLADEQVTDILVNGTRVWVDRGRGLHQVAVPMGTVEDVRRLAVRLAAGAGRRLDDGVPYADARLPDGTRLHAVLPPVATTGPYLSLRTFRQRPFTLDELVRQGTVPAAVAPVLAAVVAGRLAYLVTGGTGSGKTTLLNTLLGLVPPTERIVLVEDAAELYPVHPHVVGLQARTSNVEGSGAVGLSDLVRQALRMRPDRLVVGECRGAEIVDLLAALNTGHDGGAGTLHANAPVDVPARLEALGLLGGLPRAALHAQVTAALQVILQVRRGARGRLLESICLLLPEGPERLVGVVPAWTRGQGPGPAAGALAALLHTREVPPPAVLASTGERR; encoded by the coding sequence GTGACCGCCCGCGCGGACACCGAGGCGCTTTCCGCCCGGGTCCGGCAGCGCTTCGCCACCGCGGCCACCCCGGTCACCGCCGCCGCCATCGTCTCCGCCGTACGCGCCGAGCCGGCCGCCGCGGTGCTCGGCGACACGGCGCTGCTGCGGATGGCCGACCGGGTGCACGACGACCTGGTGGGCGCGGGACCGCTCGCTCCGCTGCTCGCCGACGAGCAGGTGACCGACATCCTGGTCAACGGCACCCGGGTCTGGGTCGACCGGGGCCGGGGCCTGCACCAGGTGGCGGTCCCGATGGGCACCGTCGAGGACGTCCGGCGGTTGGCGGTGCGGCTGGCGGCCGGTGCCGGGCGACGCCTCGACGACGGTGTGCCGTACGCCGACGCCCGGCTGCCCGACGGGACCCGGCTGCACGCGGTCCTGCCGCCGGTGGCGACCACCGGCCCGTACCTGTCGCTGCGGACCTTCCGGCAGCGGCCGTTCACCCTCGACGAGCTGGTCCGCCAGGGGACCGTGCCGGCGGCGGTGGCCCCGGTGCTCGCCGCCGTCGTGGCGGGTCGGCTGGCGTACCTGGTCACCGGTGGTACGGGCTCGGGCAAGACCACGCTGCTCAACACGCTGCTCGGCCTGGTGCCGCCGACCGAGCGGATCGTGCTGGTGGAGGACGCGGCCGAGCTGTACCCGGTGCACCCGCACGTGGTCGGCCTACAGGCGCGCACCTCCAACGTGGAGGGCTCCGGCGCGGTCGGGCTGAGCGACCTGGTCCGGCAGGCGCTGCGGATGCGTCCCGACCGGCTGGTGGTGGGGGAGTGTCGGGGCGCGGAGATCGTCGACCTGCTGGCCGCCCTGAACACCGGCCACGACGGTGGCGCGGGCACCCTGCACGCCAACGCCCCGGTCGACGTGCCGGCCCGGTTGGAGGCGCTCGGGCTGCTCGGTGGGCTGCCCCGGGCGGCCCTGCACGCCCAGGTGACCGCCGCCCTCCAGGTGATCCTCCAGGTCCGCCGGGGTGCCCGGGGCCGGCTGCTGGAGTCCATCTGCCTGCTACTGCCCGAAGGGCCGGAACGCCTGGTCGGCGTGGTTCCCGCCTGGACCCGGGGGCAGGGGCCCGGCCCGGCCGCCGGTGCCCTGGCCGCGTTGCTGCACACCCGCGAGGTGCCGCCACCGGCGGTGCTGGCCTCGACCGGGGAGCGGAGATGA